GCATGTGGGATGGCATTCCCGAAGAAAAAGGTTACAAGGCCGATTTGAATTTGACCATCGAACAACAAGAAGCGCTGCCGGCGCGCACCGGTCTGCATCGCAGCCCGGTGGGCATCCGCTGGAAAGAAATCTGCAGCCGCGGCGATGAATTTTACGACTGGGACTGCCACTCGTTTCACTTCATCGGCGGCAAGCCGTTGTCAGCGAATAATTCGCTGGCGTTGTACGAAGCGATCGAACAGGAAGATTATCTGCTCGAACTCGCCAAATCGCTCAACAAAGCCGAGCAACCGGACTTGATGAAAGGATTGGGCAAAGATAATCCGTTCAATGTCTAAGCGTTGCCTATGCTCAGTGTAATTTCGAGTTAGGAAATCGGCAAAGAATTTATCCCGCAAAGACGCCAAGAGTTAAGGAGACCTTATGGCCCCACACATTCACGGCCCGCTTTACTACGAACGCATGGGCCGCACCGGCCCGGTGATCGCGTTTATCCATCCCAACCCAATGGATCAATCCTGCTGGATTTATCAGATGGCGCATCTGTCAACCTGGTACCGCTGCATCGCCATCGACATTCCGGGCTACGGCCGCTCGCCCAAGGCGGACGCCGGGCTGACCATGGACGACATGGCCCAAGCCTGTTGGGAAGCGATCGACGAGGCGGCGCCCGGTGAGAAAGCGATATTGGCAGGCTGCTCGGTGGGCTCGTCCATCGCGCCGTTCATGTATCACCAGCGACCGGACAAAACCGCCGCCCTCGTGCTCTGCGGCACCGGCTACAACCCGACCAAGGAATTCACCAAAAAGCGTATCGATCATTACAGCGCCGAAGGCATCGGCTACCGTTGGCGCTACACCTTCGAAGACATGAGCGCGGCGTTTCGCGTGACGCCGATGGCGCATTTCTTCGCCAACATGTTCAGCGAGCGCAACGACCAAGCCGACGCGGAAACGATCATTCATCAATTCCGCGCCCTCGCCCAGCCGTACCCTGATGGCCACCACGAGCGCATCGCCTGCCCGATGATCATCCTCACCGGCAGCGAAGACGGCAGCCATCCGAGTTCTTTCGCGCTCCAGGCGCGCGTGCCCAACTGCGAGTTGAAAGTTTTACCCGGCGCCGGCCACGCCTGCCAGATCGAGCAGCCATGGTTGTTCAACCGCTTCATGATCGAGTTTCTCACCAAACATGGATTGTTTCCGGGTGCGGAGAAGCCGAGGTCATCGGTTATCTGAACCGTCGTTCTTGCGATGGATGATCGCTCGTAACTCACATTTACAATATGCGTAAGTCAATTAGCATACGCCTAAGCAACGACTTGGCGGCTTAGCTGGCGAGCACAGCAGCTAAAAGCGGCGTTTCACAAGCAAAGGTAGTGCGCGACGAGTTGGAGAAAGCGCGAGCCGATTACGGCGCGCAACCCTTCATGCGTTTGGCTGGAGTCGTGCGAGGCGCGAAGAATCTCTCCAAACGCAAAGGGTTCTCTCCCTCGTGAAAGCCATTCGCAAGGACAAATGCCAAAGCATTCTCATCTGCCCGCCATAACGCTGACACGCAAACGCTGCTAACCAAGGAAAGTTCCATGACTCCGTTTATCTTTCTGATTCTTGCTCTCGCTCTCACATACTTCACACCCACATTCGCCTTCAGCGCCACCAAACTCACCATCGGCCACTCGACGATCAATCCGCGCATCGCGCCGCTCTGGATCGCCCAGGAGAAAGGTTTCTTTCAGAAGTACGGCATCGACGCGACGCTAGTGTTTGTCCGCAACACACCGTTGATGATCGCTGCTATGAAGGCCGGGACCATTCCCATCGCCTACGGCGGCGGCAGCGGCATTCTCGGCGCGTCGGTGACCGAGTCGGACTTGCGCGTACTGGCGACGTTTACCGGCAAGATGACCAACAACGTTGTCGCCCGTCCGGCGATCAAAACCGCGAAGGATTTGCGCGGCAAGATTCTCGGCATTCAAGGCGTCGGCGGCACCAACTGGATGGCGGCGCTGCTGTGGCTTGAACGTCTAGGCCTCGACCTCAAGCGGGACAACATCATTCTACAAGGCACCGGCGAACAAGTGGTACGCGCCCAAGCTCTCGAATCCGGCACCGTCGACGCCGCGGTCATCGACATGGCGTTCAGCAAAAAGCTCGAACAACGCGGCTTCATCAACGACCAATCGGCGCTGATCGAGAACATGATCAAAGCCTTGCTCGAAAGCCTGGCCTATTTGTTCGCGCCGAAAAACCAAAGCCCCGTGGTCGAACTGATTATGAAGAAGCTGCGGCTAAAGGACACGCTGACCGCCGAAGAAGGTTGCCACGACGCGGTTCGCACCATGGCGCGCAAGCCCTACCCGGCCATCGAAGGCATGCGCAACGTGCAACGCCTGCCGAAGACCCAGAACCCGCGCATCGGCGAGGTCAATGTCGAGGATCTGATCGATAAACGCT
This Deltaproteobacteria bacterium DNA region includes the following protein-coding sequences:
- a CDS encoding alpha/beta hydrolase is translated as MAPHIHGPLYYERMGRTGPVIAFIHPNPMDQSCWIYQMAHLSTWYRCIAIDIPGYGRSPKADAGLTMDDMAQACWEAIDEAAPGEKAILAGCSVGSSIAPFMYHQRPDKTAALVLCGTGYNPTKEFTKKRIDHYSAEGIGYRWRYTFEDMSAAFRVTPMAHFFANMFSERNDQADAETIIHQFRALAQPYPDGHHERIACPMIILTGSEDGSHPSSFALQARVPNCELKVLPGAGHACQIEQPWLFNRFMIEFLTKHGLFPGAEKPRSSVI
- a CDS encoding ABC transporter substrate-binding protein, producing MTPFIFLILALALTYFTPTFAFSATKLTIGHSTINPRIAPLWIAQEKGFFQKYGIDATLVFVRNTPLMIAAMKAGTIPIAYGGGSGILGASVTESDLRVLATFTGKMTNNVVARPAIKTAKDLRGKILGIQGVGGTNWMAALLWLERLGLDLKRDNIILQGTGEQVVRAQALESGTVDAAVIDMAFSKKLEQRGFINDQSALIENMIKALLESLAYLFAPKNQSPVVELIMKKLRLKDTLTAEEGCHDAVRTMARKPYPAIEGMRNVQRLPKTQNPRIGEVNVEDLIDKRYIKKLDESGFFERIYGK